The following coding sequences lie in one Salmo salar chromosome ssa13, Ssal_v3.1, whole genome shotgun sequence genomic window:
- the LOC106567325 gene encoding N-acetyltransferase 8: MDQKKNLQCSIREYQAEDKDAVISLFRNGILEHVYPAFFKTISHPDQIGVTLSISMAGYVLGGSSYFMALLFGGAWAGLIYYCCYEIYEGYRLRRMATDMADIQASFLDNPDNGFWVAKAEVNGKSKVAGLVAVVGRRGGDERGDGWNGGVLSGVDEIGQDERDGSYGEVPHLIVSFAYRKKGLGSQLAHKVMEFCKDRGFSRVVLETSSPQTAANALYSKLGFIQTSCHSNTHVNHWFSKLANIQVMHMEKYI; encoded by the exons ATGGACCAAAAAAAGAACT TGCAGTGTTCGATCCGGGAGTACCAGGCTGAGGATAAAGACGCCGTCATCTCATTGTTTCGCAATGGGATTTTGGAACATGTTTACCCAGCTTTCTTCAAGACCATAAGCCACCCAGATCAAATTGGTGTGACCCTAAGCATTTCCATGGCAGGGTACGTGCTAGGTGGAAGCTCCTATTTCATGGCCTTACTCTTTGGAGGAGCGTGGGCTGGTCTcatctactactgctgctatgaaATATACGAGGGCTACAGGCTAAGAAGGATGGCCACGGACATGGCCGACATCCAGGCCAGCTTCCTAGACAACCCAGACAACGGCTTCTGGGTGGCGAAGGCTGAGGTCAATGGCAAGTCCAAGGTGGCTGGGCTGGTGGCGgtagtggggaggaggggaggggacgaAAGGGGAGATGGCTGGAATGGAGGGGTTTTGAGTGGGGTCGATGAGATAGGCCAAGATGAGAGAGATGGAAGCTACGGTGAGGTGCCCCACTTGATCGTGTCGTTCGCGTACCGCAAAAAAGGCCTTGGGTCCCAACTAGCTCATAAGGTCATGGAGTTCTGCAAGGATCGTGGCTTCTCTCGTGTTGTCCTGGAAACCAGCTCGCCACAGACAGCAGCCAATGCCCTCTACAGCAAACTAGGCTTCATTCAAACCTCCTGCCACAGTAACACGCACGTTAACCACTGGTTCTCCAAACTGGCCAACATCCAAGTGATGCATATGGAGAAGTACATCTAA